TCCAGATTTTACACATTATTTAAAGTTGAATCAAACATGTATATTATTAGAAAATGGGGCAAATACCTTGTTGGAGGGGTCCTGACACGGACCAGACTCCATGTTTAGagtcttaaaggtgcagtgtgtaggatctggtggcatctagtggtgaggttgcagattgcaaccaactgaaacctcccgtgtgccaaacatgtaggagaactacggtggccgacgccaAAGCGTAAATGTCCTGatatagagccagtgtttggtttgtccgttctgggctactgtagaaacatggcggctaaCTCCGTGCAGAGCTGTCTCAAGTTTTAAGTCATCATTAAATAGGCCTGAGTTCAGGGCTCAGGGCTTCGTCCCGGGGACGAAAAAAATAGGGTCGGAAGGATGAAAATTCCAAGttccagctagcagggccggttccagcTAGCAGGGCTGGTTCCAGCTAACAGGGCTGGttccagctagcagggccggttccagctagcagggccggttctagctagcagggccgattctagctagcagggccggttccagcTAGCAGGGCCTGTTCCAGCTAACAGGGCCGGTTCCAGCTTTTTTGGGGGGGCCATATGCAAAATCTTGTCTTTTGACCAGATGTTactttttacacacaaaaaaatattttgatttaaCTTAGCTGCATcgttaacatcaaaataaaaaatttaaaaaatgtataaataacaaaccaataaattacttttataaaaaaaaatgttttgggatgaattatattttaattaacaaaaataaaccacttttgatgttttatttatgtgaaAGGTCACTTTGAACGGATAACTAAACATgatgtagaaaaacaaagattttaaatCTGGGACGGTTTAGGTTGTATCTCAGGACGGTTCTGGGAGGAAGGTGAAAAAAGTTAGTTTAGAGCCCTGCCTGAGTTGTTACAGGAAGAGACTAGAATGTGAAattgatgcaaaaataaaacaaaacaaatcatctttatttcttcttgtatttattgttaaacTGGGAAAagtataaaatgaaaaagtcattCCTTATTGACCTGAGAACCTGTACGAGCCACAGGAGactaaacacaaacactcagTTTAATTCATGTTAACTTTACAGTCATTAAATCCTGAAACACTAAACCGATATTTCAGACCCAGAACCACCAAACATTCAGCAGGGACCCCGCCACAGCCAGAACCAGAGCCAGGACCGGCGGGGCCGCGTTAGTGATGCCAGAGTTGCACAGGTTGCTACTACAGCAGCGGTAGGTGAAGCCGGAGATCGCCGGGAACATCTGGCTGAGACGAGAGTTGTCGCAGTCGGTGTACCTGATACACTGACGAATGGTCTTCCCACCTGGaaggacacgcacacacagtgaggacaCTCCCTCTAGATCCTTATCCTAACCACAACCTAACCTGATTCTAACCTGATCTTTAAACAAAGTCTGAACCTCTGAAGAAGTGAGGACCAACCAACATGTCCTCAATCTGAGGGTTTAAAACTCAaactggtcctcacaaagatagatatacaagtacacacacacactgagtggaTGAACATATGACCAGTGGTcgacctccgggtctgagaagtgaagtcaatgctgaagagccttaaacctgcattctgtctaacagccagcagggggcgactcctctgattgtatagaagtctatgagaaaatgagcctacttctcacttgatttattaccttagtaAACATTGTATGTATACATGAGTTTATGgactcaatcgctagtttcaagtcttcttcaatacagcatgatattcatttagtaaattatggtcccatttagagtcaaatagaccataaaacagggtATGCTTTTCAAGCTCATTGTTGGCTGTTTTGTTAGGGTTTCATGCTTGTTTTGCACACAAAACTCTTATTTTGTTACTGTCTAAATAGTCAAATAGTGAAAAAAGCTCATCCAAGTAATTGCAATGGGGAACCTTAAATTAATTTCTCTCAATACAAATGGACCTAAATCATCCAATAAAAAGGAAGCGGATACTCCAAAAACTTaagagagaagaaggaggaatTATTTTTCTTCAGGAAACACACTTGAGCAAAGTGGAACATGCAAAGTTCAAGAAATTAGCCttggctttattattattattattattattattattattattattattattattataattataaaacattttcctCCTCCCTTGTTGTTGAATACtttgttatggtttaggttgtagtcattttgcttaaggaaacaataaaaaccatgattgaaaaaaaaaaggctttatcatcatcattattcttatttttattattattaataataataatatgtttattttatttagatttattttttatattattattattattattattatcatcatcatcatcattattatttctcCTCCCCTTGTTGTTGAATACtttgttatggtttaggttgttgtagtcatttttcttaagtacaataaaaagcatgctttttaaaaagaaataaattagccttggctttattattattattattattattattattattattattattattattattattattattatttatctaaaaacctattttattttagaatctttattatttttctattattattattattattattattatcattattatcattattacatttcttttctcctcccttGTTGTTGAATACTTTGTTATGGTTTGTTGTAGTCATTTTTGtcaggaaacaataaaaagcatgatttaaaaaaagaaaaagccttGGCTTCATGCTACTTAtatgaatgcatcaataataatgttcaataatgtatatagtatatatatatatataatacactgAGTGGGCTCATTCTGCATAACGAGTACTTTTCATACTCTCAGTACATTTTGATGCTTTGACACACAGCAGCTTAAATACTTGAGTATCAGTGGTTGAGCTCACCTCTCTCACTCAGAGATATACAGGAGTCTTCATACGTGCACTCTTGCACATTCTGACAGCGTCCGGTGTAATCAGAGCACTTGTAACAGCGAAGTGCAgaacctgaagaagaagaagaagaaaaagaagaagaaggttgtATTCAGCTCATTCAGAGTTCATATACACATCAAGTCATGAACAGCTTTATTTTCTCatcattacaaaataaaacagtaacaATACTTTTAATGTTGAAAGTGAGACAACCTTCaaacactgaaaacatttaacaaaCATTTTACTTTATTGTCCATTTGTGCGCTCACTGACAAACATATATATGACAAACATTAAGGTGTTATTTAAAAGATAATGTAAAATGAATGTATTCTCATCCAACATTAATAACTCCCTTACTAGAAGGGCGAAGTTAGAGTAAAAATTACTAATCTATTGTGAGGAATGTGTGCTGtgctttgttttatgtttgtgaccatattcttaatttaatttattttatttttattttttttatttaattatttcgtttttttatttgatttacttaaattatattttaattgtaaatatatatcattttaactTAATGTTTAGCTATTTACTTTCAATTAAGATCTttttataatcatttttatattattattattttagacaCTGCCATATGTTCAATTTGGGGGAAGGTTTGGTGTTGTATGTTCAATgtgttaaatgtataaaatcaataaatatctgttaaaaaacaacaactctatTTTAAAGGGGGGCTGGGTAACACTTTACATTAAGCagcatataaatgtatatataacacacatacattaataaacacttgtgtcCGCTCACAGCTACATTAGTGTTTGAAAAGCAGATGTTAATGGATGCTATCTGGTCCATTAGGGTAGAGTCATATTccttttattaaataataataatctatctGCTCATGTGATCTCTTTCTTTGTTAACATCATAAATAAAAGCTCTCTCTTCACCATTACTTTTGTATTTagtcaaaataaagaaaatatccAGAACGTTTAGTTAAAGTAGATCAGTCAGAAATAGCAGCAAAAACTGctggtaattattattattacggcttgagcaccgacaacgtcgggcaGTGAAGGCCCTGTTGAAACTGAaagaattcatattttttttatcattattattaaaatgaatcgTATGTTTGAGGGCCTTACAGTGCTCAGAAAGTTGTTAAActgttcatcgctgcttgcagctttaattcagGTTGTATTTGAGattatctacagtatatcccTGATAGAcagtacaacattaaaatattctGGCTGATATACTTCAGTGTCACTTTGATTATACTGCCACCTTCTGGGGCAGCAAATCTCCAGAAACTCCCAACGACCTCCGAAACACATTTAGACCTAGTATTATAAGAGGTAGTTTAACAAATATcccaaaatattagtaaaatatcagacaaacatttgtaaaatatccaaaataatatGAGTAAAATATCATATAAAATATTAGTAATATATCCAAAAAACATTAGTAAAATATCCTTAAAATATTGGTAAAATATTCCaaagatattattaaaatatcctAAAAATATTGGTAAAATATTCCAAagatattagtaaaatatcccaaaaagcTTGGTAAAAtattccaaaaatattagtaaaatattggtaaaatattccaaaaatattactaaaatatcagaaaatataacttaaatatcaataaatattaataaatgatcAGACACAAATTCGTAATTCGTAAGTAGCTCCACTTTTACTATCTGCAACAAATTTTAACAgtgatgaacaaataaaatatcccaaaaatattagtaaaatagcagaaaatattagtaaagtatCAGACAAACATTTGTAATATATCCAAAATAATTTGAGTAAAATATCCTTAAAATATTGGTAAAAtattccaaaaatattagtaaaatatccttTAAACAttcgtaaaatatcagaaaagtaacataaaataaaaatataagttaaatatcaacaaatattaataaattatcagaCACAAATTAgtcaaatatgtaaaaaattatttgtaaaatatccaaaaaagaattaaaagtagttccacatttaccagctgcaacattaaagtgatgaacacattaatgcatcaataattataatacaataatatgatATAGATTATTCTGCAGAATTTTACTTTTGCTACTTAAAGTGTATTTTTTGGTAAATActttttacttaagttaaattttaaatgcaggacttttacttgtaacagagtatttctacactgtggtattagtacttttactgcagtaaaatatcagagtacttcttccaccactagttttgtttgttttggtgctgCATGTGTTTCTTCCTGCCTGATTTCTGTCATCTTTTCTGAAGAGGACCTCAGAGGAGATAAACGGCCCTCTGACTCTTTAATCTAACTATCTgtattataaaccatttataaaatgtatatatggaGCTTATAAGGGCTGATATTAATTATGAATATAAATGTTGAAGGAGTGTCTGTGATGTGTCCTGGTCCACTCACCCAGATGAAGCATCCCACAACAAACCAGCAGGAATAATCCGAGGCAGCGCTTCATGTTGTCAGACCAGGGCTAAAACCAGAGACAGGAGTCAGATTTTGGCGTGCGATGCGTTCCAGCAGGCAGGCGGCAGTAAACTGAGGACAGCTCTTTGTCCAGCGGACCACAAAGACtccctgtctcctcctcctcctcctccaacaaTCACTTGGCCACCGCCTCACTGAGTCTTTATCATGTTTATGTGTGCTGCTTTTCATCTATTAAAGGTCTTTTATAGTCACATTGTGTCTCTGCTGTATAGTTATGGACATGATGATTGTTATCTCTTATTGTCTCTGACCCTAATTAACCTTCTAATAGTCTGCaca
The nucleotide sequence above comes from Sebastes fasciatus isolate fSebFas1 chromosome 4, fSebFas1.pri, whole genome shotgun sequence. Encoded proteins:
- the cd59b gene encoding CD59 glycoprotein, with amino-acid sequence MKRCLGLFLLVCCGMLHLGSALRCYKCSDYTGRCQNVQECTYEDSCISLSERGGKTIRQCIRYTDCDNSRLSQMFPAISGFTYRCCSSNLCNSGITNAAPPVLALVLAVAGSLLNVWWFWV